In Cryptomeria japonica chromosome 10, Sugi_1.0, whole genome shotgun sequence, a genomic segment contains:
- the LOC131859560 gene encoding G-type lectin S-receptor-like serine/threonine-protein kinase At2g19130 gives MAVKYLFIAITVSIAVHNCSGVSLDGGDTLRLGTSLTGNQTLISKNGTFALGFFSPTGTNNWYIGIWYAPTSQKAIVWVANRDNPVRNMPGVLKFSREGHLRLLDREGRSVWWTDIGEKGSRAVITDSGNFIMLDAHNESAIVWESFAHPTDTWLPGMNMWKGMKLTSWKSSSDPASGLFSFGMDMSPGKTQMVMFFNNTVPYWSSGDCIGHNHFSKVPELEGQKKIQASCVTLSASRIYIHFGLNPIDHMITGRFLLDENGEFELYFWMDDGRWSFRWSTYRGQCSDYEICGANGLCNANDVCSCVQGFTPKHGSQGWWSSGCARRKPLQCSVTEGTTDGFLEAKNQYLPEKEAVLINNEPTQQGCRAACLNNCSCTAFALAISDSPVCRLWFGDLFGMSVSSEGLSVFVRLAASEFPHLISEQSNKTPALTILLSATASFFVLSALLSAVFILWKRRRLSKKNLEEEVPLSLRKFSYKELRIATENFRHKLGSGAFGSVYKGTLPDKTPVAVKRLEGSTQAEKQFRAEIITTGRLQHVNLVRLWGFCIEHSQRLLVYAYMPNGSLNSFLFCKPEDVEKVLDWKTRFQIALGTARGLVYLHEECRDRIIHCDIKPENILLDSDFSPKVADFGLAKLVGRDFSRVLTTTRGTRGYVAPEWISGLPITPKADVYSFGMTLLEIISGRRNLDLTVEVSRLYFPIWASSQIQSGNILDVVDARIASEADIEEVRRAAMVGGLCIQDDENERPSMSEVVKILEGRMEARVPKIPRSLQVLLGQVHDDNDHCGKHPPI, from the coding sequence ATGGCGGTGAAGTATTTGTTCATAGCCATAACTGTTAGTATTGCAGTGCATAATTGCAGCGGTGTAAGTTTGGATGGTGGCGATACGCTTCGATTGGGGACTTCGCTCACTGGAAATCAGACCCTAATTTCCAAGAATGGCACGTTTGCATTGGGATTTTTCAGTCCCACGGGAACGAATAATTGGTATATTGGCATCTGGTATGCACCAACCTCTCAGAAAGCCATAGTTTGGGTGGCTAACAGAGATAATCCTGTCAGAAACATGCCTGGCGTTCTCAAGTTTTCGAGAGAAGGTCATCTCAGATTGCTTGATAGAGAGGGCCGGTCAGTTTGGTGGACTGATATTGGCGAGAAAGGATCACGGGCTGTAATAACGGACTCTGGTAATTTCATTATGCTGGACGCCCACAACGAGTCAGCAATTGTTTGGGAGAGTTTCGCGCACCCCACAGATACATGGTTGCCTGGCATGAATATGTGGAAAGGCATGAAGCTGACTTCCTGGAAGAGTTCTTCGGATCCTGCCAGTGGGCTCTTCTCTTTCGGAATGGACATGTCTCCAGGGAAGACGCAGATGGTGATGTTCTTTAACAACACTGTTCCATATTGGTCCAGTGGAGACTGCATTGGACACAATCATTTTTCTAAGGTTCCAGAATTGGAAGGTCAGAAGAAAATTCAAGCGTCATGTGTGACGCTTTCTGCTTCAAGAATATATATCCATTTTGGCCTAAACCCGATTGATCATATGATCACGGGGCGGTTTCTGTTAGATGAGAACGGCGAATTTGAACTTTACTTCTGGATGGATGATGGTAGATGGAGTTTCAGGTGGTCGACATACCGAGGTCAATGCAGTGACTATGAAATCTGCGGGGCAAATGGACTGTGCAATGCGAATGATGTGTGTAGTTGTGTCCAGGGCTTCACCCCCAAGCATGGCTCTCAAGGTTGGTGGTCAAGTGGGTGTGCTAGGCGAAAACCCTTGCAATGCTCTGTCACGGAGGGAACAACCGACGGCTTCTTGGAAGCCAAGAACCAATACTTGCCCGAAAAAGAAGCTGTCTTAATCAACAACGAGCCAACACAGCAAGGCTGCCGGGCTGCATGTCTCAACAATTGCTCCTGCACAGCCTTTGCTTTAGCTATTTCTGATTCCCCTGTCTGCAGATTGTGGTTTGGAGATTTATTTGGAATGAGCGTTTCGTCTGAGGGCCTATCCGTCTTCGTCAGGCTGGCTGCTTCTGAGTTCCCACACTTGATATCAGAGCAAAGcaacaaaacccctgcacttacaATTTTACTTTCTGCCACCGCATCATTTTTTGTTCTTTCGGCTCTCCTGTCAGCGGTATTTATTCTGTGGAAACGTCGAAGGCTGTCGAAGAAAAACCTTGAAGAGGAAGTGCCATTGTCGCTCAGAAAGTTCAGTTACAAAGAGCTGCGAATTGCAACGGAGAATTTCAGGCATAAGCTGGGTAGCGGAGCATTCGGCTCTGTTTACAAAGGAACTCTGCCGGACAAAACGCCTGTCGCGGTTAAAAGATTAGAGGGTTCTACGCAAGCAGAAAAACAATTCCGTGCTGAAATAATCACCACTGGCAGATTACAGCACGTGAATTTGGTTAGGCTGTGGGGATTCTGTATAGAACATTCACAAAGGTTACTGGTCTATGCCTACATGCCCAACGGTTCCTTAAATTCCTTCCTCTTCTGTAAGCCGGAAGACGTAGAGAAAGTGTTGGACTGGAAGACCCGGTTTCAGATCGCATTGGGCACTGCAAGAGGATTGGTTTATCTGCATGAGGAATGCAGGGATCGCATCATTCACTGCGATATCAAGCCTGAAAACATTCTCCTCGACAGCGACTTCAGCCCAAAGGTGGCAGATTTTGGGCTAGCAAAGCTGGTAGGTAGAGATTTCAGCCGAGTACTGACAACCACAAGAGGAACTCGTGGGTACGTGGCTCCTGAGTGGATCTCCGGCCTCCCTATCACTCCCAAGGCGGACGTATACAGTTTTGGCATGACGTTGTTGGAAATTATATCAGGCCGAAGAAATCTGGATTTAACGGTGGAGGTAAGTAGATTGTACTTTCCTATCTGGGCTTCATCTCAGATTCAGAGCGGAAACATATTAGACGTTGTGGACGCAAGGATAGCAAGTGAGGCGGATATCGAAGAGGTGAGAAGAGCCGCTATGGTGGGTGGGCTGTGCATTCAAGACGATGAGAATGAGAGGCCGAGCATGAGTGAAGTGGTGAAGATATTGGAAGGCAGAATGGAGGCTCGTGTGCCAAAAATTCCGAGGTCTCTACAGGTCCTATTGGGTCAGGTTCACGACGACAACGATCACTGCGGTAAACATCCTCCCATATAA